In Molothrus aeneus isolate 106 unplaced genomic scaffold, BPBGC_Maene_1.0 scaffold_34, whole genome shotgun sequence, a single window of DNA contains:
- the LOC136570424 gene encoding olfactory receptor 14J1-like: MFFFLLNLALSDLGSICTTVPKAMHNSLWDTSTISYSACAAQVFLFVFFIGTELSLLTIMCYDRYMSICKPLHYGTLLGSRACAHIAAAAWASAFLNALLHTANTFSLPLCHGNVLGQFFCEVPQILKLSCSHSTFRKIWISLLGVCFGFGCFVFIVFSYVEIFRAVLRIPSEQGRHKAFSTCLPHLAVVSLFVSTGIFSYLKPPSISSPSLDLTLSVLYSVVPPALNPLIYSLRNQEHKAAVCKMMTGRFLKH; this comes from the coding sequence atgttcttcttcctgctcaacctggccctcagcgacctgggctccatctgcaccactgtccccaaagccatgcacaattccctctgggacaccagcaccatctcctactcagcatgtgctgcacaggTCTTTCTGTTTGTCTTCTTCATTGGAACAGAGCTTTCCCTcctgaccatcatgtgctaTGACCGCTACatgtccatctgcaaacccctgcactacgggaccctcctgggcagcagagcttgtgcccacatagcagcagctgcctgggccagtgcctttctcaatgctctgctgcacacggccaatacattttccctgcccctgtgccatggcaatgtcctgggccagttcttctgtgagGTTCCCCAGATTCTtaagctctcctgctcacactccaCCTTCAGAAAAATTTGGATTTCATTGCTTGGTGTCTGTTtcggttttggttgttttgtgttcattgttTTCTCCTACGTGGagatcttcagggctgtgctgaggatcccctctgagcagggacggcacaaagccttttccacctgcctccctcacctggccgtGGTCTCCCTCTTTGTCAGCACTGGCATATTTTCCTACCTGAAGCCCCCCTCCatctcttccccatccctggatctgaCACTCTCAGTTCTGTACTCagtggtgcctccagccctgaatcccctcatctacagcctgaggaaccaggagcaCAAGGCTGCAGTGTGCAAAATGATGACTGGACGATTTCTGAAACATTAA